A DNA window from Rossellomorea marisflavi contains the following coding sequences:
- the cax gene encoding calcium/proton exchanger: MNKVFAGLVFVGVPLSVAGSLMHWSSVLMFVIYCLTIISLAAFMGRATESLAVVSGPRIGGLLNATFGNAVELIISIFALKAGLIGVVLASLTGSVLGNLLLVAGLSFFIGGVKYKRQKFNVFDARHNSGLLMFAVIVAFVIPEIFSMEMNESKTMTLSIGISIILIALYLCALFFKLVTHRGVYQQNESAKAHEEEEAEWSKGKAILILLLATVAVAYVSERLVHTFEEVGRTFGWSELFIGVIIVAIVGNAAEHASAIIMAFKNKMDVAVEIAVGSTLQVAMFVAPVLVLVSLFFQTNMPLVFTIPELVAMVSAVLVTIVISNDGETNWFEGATLLAAYVIMGIGFYLL; the protein is encoded by the coding sequence GTATTTGCTGGCCTGGTGTTTGTGGGGGTTCCGCTTTCGGTGGCGGGGTCGCTGATGCACTGGTCGAGTGTTCTGATGTTTGTGATCTATTGTTTGACGATCATTTCCCTGGCAGCGTTCATGGGGAGGGCGACGGAGAGTCTGGCCGTGGTGTCCGGTCCGAGGATCGGGGGACTGTTGAACGCGACGTTCGGGAATGCGGTAGAGCTGATCATTTCGATCTTTGCTTTGAAGGCAGGGCTAATCGGAGTGGTCCTGGCGTCTTTAACGGGATCGGTGCTAGGGAACCTGCTTCTTGTCGCGGGTCTTTCGTTCTTTATCGGGGGAGTGAAGTACAAACGTCAGAAATTCAATGTGTTTGATGCCCGGCATAATTCAGGGCTTTTGATGTTTGCCGTGATCGTGGCGTTTGTGATTCCTGAGATCTTCTCCATGGAGATGAACGAGTCCAAGACCATGACGCTCAGTATAGGGATCTCCATCATCCTCATCGCCCTCTACCTGTGTGCCCTGTTCTTCAAGCTGGTGACCCATCGCGGTGTGTATCAGCAGAATGAAAGTGCCAAGGCTCATGAGGAGGAAGAGGCGGAATGGAGCAAGGGAAAGGCAATCCTGATCCTTCTCTTAGCCACGGTGGCTGTCGCGTATGTGTCGGAGCGCCTCGTTCATACCTTCGAGGAAGTAGGACGTACCTTCGGATGGAGCGAACTGTTCATCGGGGTCATCATCGTGGCCATCGTCGGGAATGCCGCCGAGCACGCATCCGCCATCATCATGGCGTTCAAGAATAAGATGGATGTGGCAGTTGAGATTGCCGTCGGTTCTACGCTTCAGGTGGCGATGTTCGTGGCACCGGTCCTGGTGCTGGTTTCACTGTTCTTCCAGACAAACATGCCTCTTGTATTCACCATTCCAGAGCTCGTTGCCATGGTGTCGGCGGTCCTTGTGACCATCGTCATCTCCAATGACGGGGAGACGAACTGGTTCGAGGGGGCGACGCTCCTGGCAGCCTATGTCATCATGGGCATCGGGTTTTATTTGCTATAA
- a CDS encoding YfkD famly protein: MKAIRIITIILLFFITGTAVLHAEKEPKKQPAPAAPSRSEVKVPNSVLTITKENTYPNSTQDQPYLQPSEWAQKLIETSNVDIENPNLIKILNESTINSAPTIGLRATIYLGEWPLNYSSSETSPNWEFQKVNTNYFDNRGGTANHQIHYVQESQKAVKGGLTAKVPHAEDVQKMMLIKATEKSDLPLAFQTIVGAGTKKDQVYNISPRRMGYLYAYAPAINEKGKVTYGEVYLVMKGTKRSIVVKNVTSQGVGAWIPIQDHVHFGFMATETPR; the protein is encoded by the coding sequence ATGAAAGCCATTCGCATCATCACCATCATTCTTCTTTTCTTCATAACAGGAACGGCAGTCCTTCACGCCGAAAAGGAGCCGAAGAAGCAGCCGGCCCCTGCAGCGCCTTCCCGCTCCGAGGTCAAGGTGCCCAATTCCGTCCTGACCATCACGAAAGAGAATACGTATCCCAATTCCACTCAGGATCAGCCCTATCTGCAGCCGAGTGAATGGGCACAGAAACTGATTGAGACATCGAATGTGGACATCGAGAATCCAAACCTCATCAAGATCCTGAATGAGTCGACGATCAACTCGGCACCGACGATCGGTCTCCGGGCCACGATTTATCTTGGGGAATGGCCGCTAAATTATTCATCAAGTGAAACGTCCCCGAACTGGGAGTTCCAGAAGGTCAATACGAATTATTTCGATAACCGCGGAGGGACGGCCAATCATCAGATCCATTATGTTCAGGAATCCCAGAAAGCCGTCAAGGGTGGACTCACAGCCAAGGTTCCACATGCAGAAGACGTCCAGAAGATGATGCTTATCAAAGCAACGGAAAAATCCGATCTGCCTCTTGCTTTCCAGACGATTGTCGGAGCAGGTACGAAGAAAGATCAGGTGTATAACATCTCCCCTAGGCGCATGGGGTATCTGTATGCGTATGCTCCCGCTATCAATGAAAAAGGGAAGGTCACCTACGGTGAAGTATACCTTGTCATGAAAGGCACGAAGCGTTCCATCGTCGTCAAGAACGTGACCTCACAGGGAGTCGGTGCATGGATTCCGATTCAGGATCATGTCCATTTCGGGTTCATGGCCACTGAAACACCAAGATAG
- a CDS encoding cupin domain-containing protein yields MTKYMDYAADSAQFSFDLNKSPLFKLNSQNLINVLGVQHLNTLENSSLLDIFLSKGFYVEPHYHQNASELVYCISGEARVTLLNPFTRQLINEVITPGMVANVPQGWWHYEEALTDDTHLLAIFDAPTPEVILGSDILALTPANVMAETYCIDENMWKDVTEPIHPGTYIGPACKAERPVSPSYYQPAPIRYV; encoded by the coding sequence ATGACGAAATACATGGATTATGCTGCTGACTCCGCTCAGTTCAGCTTCGACCTGAATAAAAGCCCGCTTTTCAAACTCAACAGCCAAAACCTGATCAATGTCCTGGGCGTCCAGCATCTGAACACCCTTGAAAACTCGTCCCTTCTTGATATCTTTCTCAGCAAGGGGTTCTATGTGGAGCCCCACTATCATCAGAATGCATCTGAACTTGTGTACTGCATATCCGGTGAAGCCAGGGTCACCCTCTTGAATCCCTTCACCCGGCAGCTGATCAATGAAGTCATCACCCCTGGTATGGTGGCCAATGTCCCTCAAGGCTGGTGGCATTATGAGGAGGCCCTTACGGACGATACGCATCTTCTGGCCATCTTTGATGCCCCGACCCCTGAAGTCATCCTTGGCTCCGATATCCTCGCCCTTACTCCTGCGAATGTGATGGCGGAAACATATTGTATCGACGAGAATATGTGGAAAGATGTCACGGAACCGATCCATCCGGGTACATACATCGGTCCGGCCTGCAAGGCGGAACGACCGGTGTCCCCGTCCTATTACCAGCCAGCCCCGATCCGCTACGTGTAA
- a CDS encoding GNAT family N-acetyltransferase, translating into MTQIGEVALSLFQEKHAEYLKEFQLPPEQAKFTALPEQVWEEAEGRFRVVILAEETPVGFFLLHSTDRVKEYTDNPHAMLLTALSIDHRQQGKGYAKKAMQIMKEWVSLEFVSCNEIVLAVNYKNIPAQTLYRQTGYHDTGRRKIGKIGEQFIFALPIR; encoded by the coding sequence ATGACGCAGATAGGGGAAGTAGCGCTGAGCTTATTTCAGGAAAAGCATGCCGAGTATTTGAAAGAATTTCAATTGCCGCCTGAACAGGCGAAATTCACCGCTCTGCCTGAACAGGTGTGGGAAGAAGCGGAAGGGCGGTTCCGGGTGGTGATCCTTGCAGAAGAGACGCCGGTGGGTTTCTTCCTGTTGCATTCCACAGACAGGGTGAAGGAATACACGGACAATCCACATGCCATGCTTCTGACAGCGTTGTCGATCGATCACAGACAGCAAGGAAAAGGATATGCAAAAAAAGCCATGCAGATCATGAAGGAATGGGTCAGTCTGGAGTTTGTATCCTGCAATGAAATCGTGTTGGCCGTGAATTACAAAAATATTCCGGCTCAAACCTTATACAGGCAGACAGGCTATCATGATACGGGGCGGAGGAAAATAGGGAAAATCGGGGAGCAGTTCATTTTTGCACTGCCCATCAGATGA
- the yfkAB gene encoding radical SAM/CxCxxxxC motif protein YfkAB, with translation MKTETASKGMTIDHDPWEAYLDVDEHGDMTLSNIEFTTTTLCNMRCAHCAVGYTLSPKDPSALPIDMILGRLDEIKTLRSLSITGGEPMMSKKSVENYVLPLLKYAHERGVKTQINSNLTLDLDRYLMIAPYLDVLHISHNWGTTDEFIDVGFANMERKPTREQRQKLFDRMIENSRALSERGVLVSAETMLNKSTLPYLEKIHRQVVDEMKCGRHEIHPMYPSDYASSLESLTLKETSDAIRDILSFRDENVWMLFGTLPFYPCSSSDEDLELLQTLYKSKNVSVRNDPDGRSRLNVNIFTGDVIVTDFGDTPPLGNIKTDTLPEVYDRWKQQPLAKELNCHCPAARCLGPNVLVKSMYYKDVDFSTREARITR, from the coding sequence ATGAAGACAGAAACCGCTTCAAAGGGCATGACAATTGATCATGATCCTTGGGAAGCCTACCTTGACGTCGATGAACACGGGGATATGACCCTTTCGAACATCGAATTCACGACGACGACCCTCTGCAATATGAGATGCGCACACTGCGCCGTCGGTTATACCCTTTCGCCAAAAGATCCGAGCGCCCTTCCGATCGACATGATCCTGGGAAGACTCGACGAGATCAAGACACTCCGTTCCCTTAGTATTACCGGCGGGGAGCCGATGATGTCCAAGAAATCCGTGGAGAATTATGTTCTTCCACTCTTGAAATACGCTCACGAGCGAGGCGTGAAGACGCAAATCAACTCGAACCTTACCCTCGACCTGGATCGATACCTGATGATCGCCCCGTATCTTGATGTGCTCCATATTTCCCACAACTGGGGAACGACGGATGAATTCATCGATGTCGGGTTTGCCAATATGGAACGGAAGCCTACCAGGGAGCAGCGCCAAAAGCTGTTCGACCGTATGATCGAGAACAGCCGCGCCCTTTCAGAACGTGGGGTTCTCGTCTCTGCGGAAACGATGCTCAACAAAAGCACCCTGCCGTATCTTGAGAAAATCCACCGCCAAGTAGTGGATGAAATGAAGTGCGGGAGGCATGAGATTCACCCTATGTACCCATCAGACTATGCCTCTAGCCTTGAATCATTAACCCTGAAAGAAACCTCCGATGCAATCCGCGATATTCTCTCATTCCGTGACGAGAATGTATGGATGCTCTTCGGGACACTGCCATTTTATCCGTGCAGTTCTTCAGATGAAGACCTTGAACTTCTTCAGACACTGTACAAAAGCAAAAATGTGAGCGTGCGTAATGATCCGGACGGCCGTTCACGCCTGAATGTGAACATTTTCACTGGTGATGTGATCGTCACCGACTTCGGTGATACACCGCCGCTCGGGAATATCAAGACCGATACCCTTCCCGAGGTATACGACCGCTGGAAACAGCAGCCACTCGCAAAAGAGCTGAACTGCCATTGTCCTGCAGCACGCTGCCTGGGACCGAACGTTCTTGTGAAATCTATGTACTACAAAGACGTGGACTTCTCGACCCGGGAAGCCAGGATCACACGTTAA
- a CDS encoding SE1561 family protein, giving the protein MGKAIHDNESQVTYLKQRLNLFVDVLDSIDPEQADIDDIDRLIEMIDDIETKVEQFKKSE; this is encoded by the coding sequence TTGGGAAAAGCCATTCATGACAATGAATCACAAGTAACGTATCTGAAACAGCGCCTGAACCTTTTCGTGGACGTCCTCGACTCCATCGACCCCGAACAGGCTGACATAGACGATATCGACCGCCTCATCGAAATGATCGATGATATCGAAACGAAGGTCGAGCAATTCAAGAAAAGTGAGTGA
- a CDS encoding GNAT family N-acetyltransferase gives MDISRIIPEECEQAKNLILEGFRERFGWIDETLNPDIKDIAASYDGVDNHFFVGTDQKGIICTGALKRQGVSIYEIVRMSVRSDMRSKGLGRTMLQHLEDTAKSLKAVKLILETNRAWEDAVGFYMRSGFVIIGENENRYYFEKILTGSSRTSSVSS, from the coding sequence ATGGACATTTCCCGTATAATCCCGGAAGAATGTGAACAAGCGAAGAATCTTATATTGGAAGGCTTCAGGGAACGGTTCGGCTGGATCGATGAGACCTTGAATCCGGATATAAAGGATATTGCAGCAAGTTATGACGGAGTAGACAACCATTTCTTTGTTGGTACGGATCAAAAGGGAATCATATGCACGGGTGCATTGAAAAGGCAGGGTGTCTCCATATATGAAATCGTCCGTATGTCGGTCCGGTCCGATATGCGCAGTAAAGGCCTGGGACGAACCATGCTCCAGCATCTCGAAGACACGGCCAAAAGCCTCAAGGCAGTCAAACTGATCCTTGAGACGAACCGGGCATGGGAGGATGCGGTCGGATTTTATATGAGGAGCGGATTTGTCATCATCGGGGAGAACGAAAACCGGTACTACTTCGAAAAGATCCTTACAGGGTCATCCCGGACTTCTTCTGTTTCTTCATGA
- a CDS encoding DUF421 domain-containing protein → MEGILITLLRTVISFVILAIVTFTIGKHINSHKNHYSFALSVTIGSSIANMGFDTNLRFVEMFVSFCALIGLYYASMVLSSNSRKLRRWISGRPTVFIENGKILDHNMQKTKFSLDDLNQLLREKEVFDITQVEYAVLEVSGQLSILKKEAFQPTTKSDLSLSSTPSALPVEVIMEGKIIMKDTDPTYTKDWIRQQCRNRGLEVSDVFFAVINSKGNLFIDAYDDHIVSPTDIE, encoded by the coding sequence ATGGAAGGCATACTGATTACATTGTTGAGGACCGTCATAAGTTTTGTCATTCTTGCCATTGTCACATTTACGATTGGCAAACACATCAACTCTCATAAAAATCACTATAGCTTTGCACTCTCTGTTACGATCGGCTCCTCCATTGCAAATATGGGATTCGATACGAATCTTCGCTTTGTGGAGATGTTTGTTTCGTTCTGTGCCCTGATTGGCCTCTACTATGCATCGATGGTCCTTTCCTCCAACAGCCGAAAGTTGAGGAGATGGATATCCGGCCGGCCGACGGTATTCATCGAGAACGGAAAGATTCTGGATCACAATATGCAGAAAACCAAGTTCTCCCTGGATGACTTGAACCAACTCCTTCGGGAAAAGGAGGTTTTCGATATCACACAGGTGGAGTATGCCGTTCTTGAAGTGAGCGGTCAACTGTCCATCCTCAAAAAGGAAGCTTTCCAGCCGACAACGAAGAGCGACCTCTCCCTATCCTCCACCCCAAGCGCCCTTCCTGTCGAGGTGATCATGGAGGGCAAGATCATCATGAAGGATACCGACCCCACGTATACGAAAGATTGGATTCGGCAGCAATGCAGGAACCGCGGCCTTGAGGTCAGCGACGTTTTTTTTGCCGTGATTAACAGCAAAGGGAACCTGTTCATCGACGCATACGATGATCACATTGTCAGTCCAACCGATATTGAATAA
- a CDS encoding fumarate hydratase, which produces MNKETLQQSMYDLIVETSTNLPKDVRRAIASAKERENAGTRAAMSLDTISNNVKMADDNISPICQDTGLPTFKIKTPVGVNQLEIKEAIYAAMVQATKDGKLRPNSVDSLTGDNSGDNLGLGTPVIKFDQWEKDYIDARLILKGGGCENKNIQYSLPCELDGLGRAGRDLDGIRKCVMHSVYQAQGQGCSAGFIGVGIGGDRSSGYDLAKEQLFRAVDDVNPNEDLRKLEDYVMEHANELGIGTMGFGGETTLLGCKAGVMNRIPASFFVSVAYNCWAFRRLGVRLDPQTGSIDEWFYQEGEKLDLTQGTEAELETAAAKEDGQSVVVLEAPITEEKIRGLKVGDVVQINGRMYTGRDAIHKHLSDNDAPVDLDGQIIYHCGPVMLKDEEGNWHVKAAGPTTSIREEPYQGDIMKRFGIRAVIGKGGMGPKTLAALKDHGGVYLNAIGGAAQYYADCIKGVDGVDLMQFGIPEAMWHLNVEGFTAVVTMDSHGNSLHEEVDKSSLEKLAKFKEPVFK; this is translated from the coding sequence ATGAATAAAGAGACACTGCAACAAAGCATGTATGATTTGATCGTAGAGACTTCAACGAACCTGCCAAAGGATGTACGGAGGGCAATCGCCTCTGCCAAAGAGCGTGAAAATGCGGGCACGCGGGCAGCGATGAGTCTTGATACGATTTCCAATAACGTGAAGATGGCTGATGACAATATATCTCCGATCTGTCAGGATACCGGTCTGCCGACATTCAAGATCAAGACGCCTGTCGGGGTCAATCAACTGGAAATCAAAGAAGCCATCTATGCCGCCATGGTGCAGGCGACGAAAGACGGGAAGCTCCGTCCTAATTCAGTGGACTCCCTTACAGGCGATAACAGCGGGGATAATCTTGGTCTAGGAACGCCTGTCATCAAATTTGATCAGTGGGAAAAGGATTATATCGATGCGCGCCTCATCCTGAAGGGCGGTGGCTGTGAGAACAAGAACATCCAGTACAGCCTGCCATGTGAATTGGACGGACTCGGCCGTGCCGGACGTGATCTTGACGGCATCCGTAAATGCGTGATGCACTCCGTGTACCAGGCTCAGGGACAAGGCTGCAGCGCCGGGTTCATCGGTGTCGGTATCGGAGGAGACCGTTCGTCTGGATACGATCTTGCGAAAGAACAGCTTTTCCGCGCTGTGGATGATGTGAATCCGAATGAAGATCTGCGCAAATTGGAAGACTATGTGATGGAGCACGCAAACGAACTAGGGATCGGAACGATGGGCTTCGGCGGTGAAACGACCTTGCTTGGATGCAAAGCGGGCGTAATGAACCGGATCCCGGCAAGCTTCTTCGTTTCAGTAGCCTATAACTGCTGGGCATTCCGCCGTCTCGGCGTGAGGCTTGATCCTCAGACTGGAAGCATTGACGAGTGGTTCTATCAGGAAGGCGAAAAACTGGACCTGACGCAGGGCACGGAAGCGGAGCTTGAAACCGCCGCAGCGAAGGAAGACGGACAGAGTGTCGTCGTACTCGAAGCGCCGATCACAGAAGAAAAGATCCGTGGATTGAAGGTCGGGGATGTCGTGCAGATCAACGGGCGCATGTACACGGGCCGCGATGCGATCCACAAGCATTTGAGCGACAACGATGCACCGGTTGATCTCGATGGACAGATCATCTATCACTGTGGACCTGTCATGCTGAAGGATGAGGAAGGCAACTGGCACGTGAAGGCAGCGGGGCCGACGACTTCGATCCGCGAAGAGCCGTATCAAGGGGATATCATGAAGCGCTTCGGCATCCGCGCAGTCATCGGAAAAGGCGGCATGGGGCCAAAAACGCTTGCGGCCCTTAAAGATCACGGCGGTGTCTATCTGAACGCCATCGGCGGAGCAGCACAGTATTATGCTGACTGTATCAAAGGCGTGGATGGAGTGGACCTCATGCAGTTCGGAATCCCAGAAGCGATGTGGCATCTGAATGTCGAAGGATTCACGGCCGTTGTGACCATGGACTCCCATGGAAACAGCCTGCACGAGGAAGTCGACAAATCCTCACTGGAAAAACTGGCGAAATTCAAAGAGCCGGTATTTAAATAA
- a CDS encoding DUF4825 domain-containing protein has protein sequence MKSKITLIVFIAVLLMGACSQVKPEEKITTIEHTNLKELKAYSGTYVGDNSDVGAIIRLLPGGETMGELDLTGENLHVTYDDGAKSISESAFQTFWFNGNRLDRKKLYFNALYLALLVPNAKEYRFTVADEELAIPREQLTAALSKEFKRFPQGDAQWDEKTVSTFIDDHKGKLTEMATNYHTYFEE, from the coding sequence ATGAAAAGCAAGATTACTCTCATCGTTTTCATCGCGGTCCTTCTCATGGGCGCCTGTTCACAGGTGAAGCCGGAAGAGAAAATCACGACGATCGAGCATACCAATCTGAAGGAGCTCAAAGCATACAGTGGAACCTACGTGGGGGATAATTCCGACGTAGGGGCCATCATCAGGCTGCTCCCCGGCGGTGAAACGATGGGGGAGCTTGATCTGACCGGAGAAAATCTCCATGTCACCTATGATGACGGGGCAAAATCGATTTCTGAATCTGCCTTCCAAACGTTCTGGTTCAATGGAAACAGGCTGGATCGCAAAAAGTTATATTTTAATGCCCTCTACCTCGCCCTCCTCGTCCCGAATGCAAAGGAATACCGATTCACGGTCGCTGATGAGGAATTGGCCATTCCGAGGGAACAGCTCACCGCTGCCCTTTCCAAGGAATTCAAACGCTTCCCCCAGGGTGACGCACAATGGGATGAAAAAACGGTTTCTACTTTTATCGACGATCATAAAGGGAAACTGACGGAGATGGCGACGAATTACCACACATACTTTGAAGAGTAA
- the pdaA gene encoding delta-lactam-biosynthetic de-N-acetylase: protein MIHFIKVVMLAVMLTLVFPSGATAVSNQSIGWGFQKSKNEVPAEAGAQYDKLLTDYGAFYKGNPDEKVLYLTFDNGYENGHTKKILDVLKREKVPATFFVTGHYLLSAEDLVKRMVKEGHIIGNHSWHHPDFTQTGDEKIREEMKKVKEKTAELTGQKEMKYIRPPRGVFSARTLDIAKKEGYTHVFWSVAFVDWKTDQQKGWQYSYNNLMNQAHPGAIILLHSVSQDNADAMEKSIQDLKKRGYTFKSLDEHPMIKKQ, encoded by the coding sequence ATGATCCATTTCATAAAAGTAGTGATGCTTGCCGTGATGCTGACCCTCGTGTTCCCGTCCGGTGCAACAGCCGTCTCCAACCAATCAATTGGTTGGGGCTTCCAGAAGAGCAAGAATGAAGTGCCTGCCGAGGCAGGGGCACAGTATGACAAACTCCTCACCGACTACGGTGCCTTCTATAAAGGCAATCCGGACGAGAAGGTCCTGTACCTGACCTTTGACAACGGCTACGAAAACGGCCATACGAAAAAGATCCTCGACGTGCTGAAACGCGAGAAAGTACCAGCGACATTCTTCGTCACCGGGCATTATCTCCTCAGCGCAGAAGACCTCGTCAAACGGATGGTCAAAGAAGGCCATATCATCGGAAACCACTCCTGGCACCACCCTGACTTCACTCAAACGGGCGATGAAAAGATCAGGGAAGAAATGAAAAAAGTGAAGGAGAAAACCGCCGAGCTAACGGGACAGAAGGAAATGAAGTATATCCGTCCTCCTCGCGGCGTATTCAGTGCCCGCACCCTGGATATCGCCAAGAAGGAAGGGTACACCCACGTATTCTGGTCAGTGGCCTTCGTCGACTGGAAGACCGATCAGCAAAAAGGATGGCAGTACTCCTACAACAACCTGATGAACCAGGCCCATCCCGGAGCCATCATCCTCCTTCATTCCGTATCACAGGACAATGCGGATGCCATGGAGAAATCCATTCAGGACTTGAAAAAGCGGGGATATACCTTCAAAAGTCTCGACGAGCACCCCATGATCAAGAAGCAATAA
- a CDS encoding class I SAM-dependent methyltransferase, producing MPTYGKDLFKGSAGYYAAYRPVYPSTLIRTLVDEFSLDGEGNILDLGCGPGTMTVRLADWAERTVGIDTEPEMIEEAERIHSMIRNGQVEWFAGTWAEYKMTNPHRFKLVTIAKAFHWMDRDSILEDLYDRVEAEGGIAIIDNYEPDRKLEPWQEVLDAIIRKWYGQERRAGDSTYTHPVERHETIIRRSRFTYEEITLPPYTIHWTIESILGNLYSTSYGAKRFLGDNIIPFEQEVKLALEGLAPFTEPATLSMKIARK from the coding sequence ATGCCGACATACGGAAAGGATTTATTTAAGGGATCAGCGGGCTATTATGCAGCATACCGCCCGGTGTACCCGTCGACGCTGATCCGCACCCTCGTCGACGAATTTTCACTTGACGGGGAAGGGAACATCCTTGACCTTGGCTGCGGACCAGGGACGATGACCGTGAGACTCGCCGACTGGGCGGAGAGGACCGTTGGGATCGATACAGAGCCTGAGATGATAGAGGAAGCGGAGCGCATCCATTCAATGATCCGGAATGGGCAAGTGGAATGGTTCGCGGGCACTTGGGCCGAGTATAAAATGACAAACCCTCATCGATTCAAACTGGTCACCATCGCAAAAGCCTTCCACTGGATGGACCGTGATTCAATTTTGGAGGACCTGTATGACCGTGTAGAAGCGGAAGGGGGTATCGCCATCATCGACAACTATGAACCTGATCGGAAGCTCGAGCCGTGGCAGGAGGTGCTGGACGCAATCATCCGGAAATGGTACGGACAGGAGCGGAGAGCAGGAGATTCAACGTACACCCATCCCGTTGAGCGTCATGAAACCATCATCCGGCGTTCCCGCTTCACCTATGAAGAAATCACCCTCCCACCCTATACGATCCACTGGACGATCGAGTCGATCCTCGGGAACCTGTACTCCACTTCCTACGGAGCGAAACGCTTCCTCGGCGACAACATCATCCCATTCGAGCAAGAAGTCAAACTCGCCCTCGAAGGTCTCGCTCCCTTCACGGAACCCGCGACCCTCAGCATGAAAATAGCAAGGAAGTGA
- a CDS encoding DsrE/DsrF/DrsH-like family protein, producing the protein MSERKKTTIVLFSGDYDKAMAAYIIANGAAAYDHEVTIFHTFWGLNALRKDSDIHVKKGFLEKMFGKMMPKGADRMGLSKMNFGGAGKKMIQHVIKKHNAMPLPDLIDMAQEQDVKLVACTMTMDLLGLQKEELLDQIEYAGVAAYLGDAEEGNVNLFI; encoded by the coding sequence ATGTCAGAGAGAAAAAAGACAACTATTGTGCTTTTCAGCGGTGATTACGATAAAGCCATGGCGGCATATATCATCGCCAATGGAGCAGCAGCATACGACCATGAGGTGACGATCTTCCATACGTTCTGGGGATTGAACGCCCTTCGGAAAGATTCAGATATCCATGTAAAAAAAGGATTCCTTGAGAAAATGTTCGGGAAGATGATGCCGAAGGGTGCCGACCGCATGGGATTATCCAAGATGAATTTCGGTGGGGCTGGTAAGAAGATGATCCAACATGTCATCAAAAAGCATAATGCCATGCCGCTGCCTGATTTGATTGATATGGCTCAGGAGCAGGATGTGAAATTGGTCGCTTGTACGATGACCATGGACCTCTTGGGGCTACAAAAGGAAGAATTGTTGGATCAGATCGAATATGCCGGTGTGGCCGCGTATCTCGGAGATGCTGAAGAAGGAAACGTCAATCTATTCATTTAA
- a CDS encoding rhodanese-like domain-containing protein, translated as MIEIMPRELEAKLNEDVHIIDVREVDEVKEGKIPGAIHIPLGLLEFRMHELDRSKEYIMVCRSGGRSGRACQLLDSHGYSVVNMTGGMMAWEGKTE; from the coding sequence ATGATAGAGATCATGCCGAGAGAACTTGAAGCGAAACTGAACGAAGATGTCCATATCATCGACGTCAGGGAAGTAGACGAAGTGAAGGAAGGGAAGATCCCTGGAGCGATCCACATCCCCCTTGGATTATTGGAATTCCGCATGCATGAGCTTGACCGTTCGAAGGAGTATATCATGGTGTGCCGATCAGGCGGGCGAAGCGGTCGCGCGTGTCAGCTTCTCGACAGTCACGGATACAGCGTGGTGAACATGACAGGCGGTATGATGGCCTGGGAAGGAAAGACAGAATAA